One genomic segment of Oncorhynchus kisutch isolate 150728-3 linkage group LG15, Okis_V2, whole genome shotgun sequence includes these proteins:
- the LOC109905915 gene encoding FERM and PDZ domain-containing protein 3-like, whose translation MWVYDLHLICCKDSIVLTVLQPHQSPKSAFISAAKKAHLRTNPPKVRFSEQVSFSDPDSTMLKDDSLLLIPNVLKVFLENGQIKSFTFDSRTTVRDVISSLQDRLSLRYIEHFALVLESGGLDQNQRLHLLQENQALSHVVHRTYFQGMKCLFRICFFPKDPADLLRRDPAAFEYLYIQSRNDVIKERFGMDWKSDVTLRLAALHIYITVSSARPNQKISLKNVEKEWGLEPFLPLTLLPTIKEKNVCKTLSQLLKTYQHLPPSGNKVPPLQGKLQYMRVLNDLPPFGGLLFHTVGLDEKQSATTLLVGPRHGIGHVIDLKNNLTTVLTEFSRVAKIQLHRENQGVARVEVAIQEAKPLVLLMEWPDASNFACLISGYYKLFVDPKRAIYYRTPGQSYMIKAESTSLRLYFPIRTHSIFPCDSSPLSLSTALKILSADYRGSHHTHPRSSTTAVSSGDRRGDERERPHTRDPGSQSQKTATAPLPAESQHLGLCHVHLREQQQLQELQMQAEPELDVNENFISQEAPGRPRTKSDPTLQKTETIAGRPESPVQESSVAFRSRAQTMGQSQRTTRFFCDSCKARLRAEGVAVALNGGRSSASSKHCSSACASRDGGAVDLMALPPPGNEEEEEEEVEDVGRKLQLPHPAIAAPPPGFRDNSSDEDDAKRGRKSRPNPVIRPSPATGAAVSKSSAKASSKEVVPAPEDVPVTLIDNVATRTVRDHAQELDDALVSTLQALEALAASEDFPHHPQQPAQTTGLIVLAAITPESSLDSGHETNSSELTDVSEMVSAMKQHQNQAYLLAHHINKERIFSRRDFPLAIPGCTTQTIGGGAFSMGQIRGGCPSKPVILSKTVPLKLSPGQETASPGLSTVEQGSDVTQEPTQSEPSEGKKAKPEPTKVCSPDRPAMSPEELKVSNPGQAPKVSKDQRSPGTAVGKLSPNFSVGVKGKKSAPLSPATTNKALPIILPVDRTASAKICPTNMCQDAETASSKTIKPSSSKDLLPIDDLFCTCPVREPGPQLRLKDPHTQKVVVFHSSSPTDDERLCAKGLQLASSKESTVRAAGGAGADPILAKPRPQAPTKYSQSPHMPVKAERKEAAEAKAERSQGKAQAEPHKCPPKTFPLLGDPTHPTCSVDKVSTLSSADSKNQGGGKGKAQRSAPFLSIKNLLSATFPARIRRETDERRAQLQKVRQYELEFLEELLKPKSSGGEYLPQGSSPVPSGTPCACQLLTSPVLKAPGISREQRRSCDCKRMCRGIRLPDTPVGSIAETQQHRGRERPLSKTPPATSKTPHPQGAQRRPQTLEIKTTRIRSTSLESREPRGEQASCLPTCTSRTPDCMGAPQYKKLQRRYSIGEVDNAEGTQLYTEIKPKAKNLEKEMERVRAAGLRLPTTVEPVHNQTHTTAAEAKGKKGVFFIQGEELLRESREGAPTEMLLGLPSEDGDDREKCCSFCFCYRKCEAADESSEKEELSYSTTLQVLPGMQLGSQTLPIVSKTLQVLHAEGCSGEEEEVEEEEEEPQTQEIDLRACGTLEGSLERVESLQGKTFSLPDGFLNAQLDANELLAILRQCANIPQVDNESRLQPSRIAEYKQELAVRFKEFRAACRRVASVEKSPTRMLSVVTASFLVLCELTQTFIKLVRGVRSEAQRLQLLRKVEEVAINYTLLLRAAEEAMGHSSSLPNKSVSPQVTTTSTNMGSLSRPIKTLPTQ comes from the exons gATGTGATCTCGTCCCTGCAGGACCGCCTGTCCCTGCGTTACATCGAGCACTTTGCCTTGGTGCTGGAGTCAGGTGGGCTGGACCAGAACCAGAGACTACACCTACTGCAGGAGAACCAGGCGCTCTCACAT gtggTGCACAGGACGTATTTCCAGGGGATGAAGTGTCTCTTTCGCATCTGTTTCTTCCCCAAGGATCCAGCAGACCTGCTCAGGAGGGACCCTGCAGCCTTCGAGTACCTCTACATACAG AGTCGCAATGACGTCATCAAAGAGCGCTTCGGCATGGACTGGAAGTCTGACGTCACACTGCGCCTGGCGGCGCTTCATATCTACATCACAGTGTCATCGGCCAGACCCAATCAGAAGATCTCGCTCAAGAATgtgga GAAGGAGTGGGGTCTGGAACCTTTCCTCCCCCTCACTCTACTTCCCACCATCAAGGAGAAGAATGTGTGTAAGACCCTGTCACAGCTGCTCAAGACCTATCAGCATCTGCCTCCCTCCGGCAACAAG GTCCCTCCTCTCCAGGGAAAGCTGCAGTACATGCGTGTGCTCAACGATCTTCCACCCTTTGGAGGCTTGCTGTTCCACACCGTCGGACTA GATGAGAAGCAGTCGGCCACTACGCTGCTGGTGGGTCCGCGGCACGGCATCGGTCATGTGATCGACCTAAAAAACAACCTGACCACGGTTCTGACAGAGTTCAGTCGTGTTGCTAAGATACAGCTGCACCGGGAGAACCAGGGCGTTGCCCGCGTAGAGGTGGCCATACAGGAGGCCAAG CCTCTGGTCCTGTTGATGGAGTGGCCTGATGCCAGTAACTTCGCCTGTCTCATCTCGGGCTACTACAAGCTGTTCGTGGATCCCAAACGAGCCATCTACTACCGGACACCTGGTCAGTCTTATATGATCAAGGCAG AATCCACCAGCCTTCGCCTCTATTTTCCCATAAGGACCCACTCCATCTTCCCATGCGATTCCTCACCTCTCAGCCTCTCAACTGCTCTGAAAATTCTGTCCGCAGATTACAGAGGTTCCCACCACACCCACCCGCGCTCCAGCACTACAGCTGTGTCCAGTGGGGACCGACGAGGGGACGAGAGGGAAAGACCCCATACGAGGGACCCAGGGTCCCAGTCTCAGAAGACAGCGACCGCCCCACTGCccgcagagtcccaacacctggGTCTATGCCACGTCCATCTCCGGGAGCAACAACAGCTGCAGGAGCTCCAAATGCAGGCAGAACCCGAGCTCGACGTCAACGAGAACTTCATTTCCCAAGAGGCACCAGGGCGGCCCCGTACCAAGTCTGACCCGACGCTGCAGAAAACAGAGACGATCGCCGGGAGGCCGGAAAGCCCCGTCCAGGAGAGCTCAGTGGCCTTCAGGAGCAGAGCCCAAACCATGGGGCAGTCCCAGCGAACTACACGGTTCTTCTGTGACTCCTGCAAGGCCAGGTTGAGGGCAGAGGGAGTGGCTGTGGCCTTGAACGGTGGACGCAGCAGCGCCTCATCAAAGCACTGCTCCAGCGCCTGTGCCTCCCGCGATGGAGGTGCAGTAGACCTGATGGCCCTGCCTCCCCCGGggaatgaagaggaggaggaagaagaggtggAGGACGTAGGAAGAAAGCTGCAGCTGCCCCATCCGGCCATTGCTGCTCCTCCACCTGGGTTCAGGGACAACAGCTCAGACGAAGATGATGCCAAGAGAGGACGGAAGTCTCGACCAAACCCCGTCATCCGTCCCAGCCCTGCAACCGGGGCTGCAGTCAGCAAGAGCTCTGCCAAGGCTTCTTCCAAGGAAGTGGTACCGGCTCCAGAGGATGTCCCGGTGACGTTGATAGACAACGTGGCCACCAGGACAGTACGGGACCATGCCCAGGAGCTGGATGATGCTCTGGTGTCCACTCTGCAGGCCCTGGAGGCCCTAGCTGCATCAGAGGACTTCCCCCATCACCCACAACAGCCAGCTCAGACCACAG GGTTGATTGTGTTGGCAGCCATTACGCCTGAGTCATCGCTAGACTCAGGGCACGAGACCAACTCCTCTGAGCTGACAGACGTCTCAGAGATGGTGTCGGCCATGAAGCAGCACCAGAACCAGGCCTACCTGTTGGCCCACCATATCAACAAGGAGCGTATCTTCAGTCGCAGAGACTTCCCCTTGGCCATACCAGGCTGCACCACCCAGACTATTGGAGGCGGTGCGTTCTCCATGGGTCAGATCCGCGGCGGCTGCCCCTCGAAACCAGTGATCCTCAGTAAGACTGTTCCCCTAAAGCTTAGCCCTGGTCAGGAGACTGCCAGTCCAGGTCTCAGCACAGTGGAGCAGGGGAGTGACGTTACCCAAGAACCAACGCAGAGTGAGCCGAGTGAAGGCAAGAAGGCAAAACCAGAGCCCACCAAAGTGTGCTCCCCAGACCGCCCTGCGATGTCACCTGAGGAGCTGAAAGTCTCCAATCCAGGGCAGGCACCTAAGGTCAGCAAAGATCAAAGGTCACCCGGTACTGCTGTGGGCAAACTAAGCCCGAATTTCTCTGTGGGCGTCAAGGGGAAGAAGTCTGCGCCTCTGAGCCCGGCCACTACCAACAAAGCCTTACCCATTATCTTGCCTGTGGACAGAACTGCCTCCGCCAAGATTTGCCCCACAAACATGTGCCAAGATGCCGAGACTGCCTCTAGCAAGACCATCAAGCCTTCAAGCTCAAAAGACCTCTTGCCAATTGATGACCTGTTCTGCACATGCCCAGTTAGAGAACCCGGGCCACAGCTAAGACTGAAGGATCCACATACCCAGAAGGTGGTGgtgttccactcctcttcccctACAGATGATGAGCGTCTTTGTGCCAAAGGCCTCCAACTGGCCAGTAGCAAAGAGAGCACAGtgagagcagcaggaggagcaggagcagaccCCATCTTGGCCAAGCCCAGACCCCAGGCCCCAACCAAGTACTCCCAGTCCCCACACATGCCTGTGAAAGCTGAGAGGAAGGAAGCAGCTGAGGCCAAGGCAGAGAGGTCCCAGGGTAAAGCTCAAGCTGAGCCACATAAATGCCCCCCGAAGACATTCCCTCTCCTGGGAGACCCCACacaccctacctgctctgtggacaaggtctctactctctcctctgctgaCAGCAAGAACCAGGGTGGCGGTAAAGGGAAGGCCCAGCGTAGCGCTCCCTTCCTAAGTATCAAGAACCTTCTGTCGGCCACGTTCCCAGCTCGGATTCGCAGGGAGACTGATGAGCGCCGAGCTCAGCTCCAGAAGGTCCGGCAGTATGAGTTAGAGTTTCTGGAAGAACTTCTGAAGCCCAAGTCATCTGGGGGCGAGTACCTACCCCAGGGGTCCTCGCCAGTCCCCTCAGGCACCCCATGTGCTTGCCAGCTCCTTACAAGTCCTGTGCTAAAAGCCCCTGGAATCTCCAGAGAGCAACGCCGCAGCTGCGACTGCAAGAGGATGTGCAGAGGCATCCGATTGCCCGATACGCCGGTCGGCTCAATTGCAGAGACACAGCagcatagaggtagagagagacccCTCTCCAAGACCCCTCCAGCGACCTCCAAAACCCCTCACCCCCAGGGAGCTCAGAGGAGACCTCAGACCTTAGAGATCAAGACCACCCGAATCCGCTCGACCAGTCTGGAGTCACGGGAACCCAGGGGGGAGCAGGCTTCCTGCTTGCCCACCTGCACCTCTCGCACACCAGACTGCATGGGCGCTCCGCAGTACAAGAAGCTCCAGAGGCGGTATAGCATCGGAGAGGTGGACAATGCTGAAGGCACCCAGCTGTACACCGAGATAAAACCCAAAGCCAAGAACCTGGAGAAGGAAATGGAGCGAGTGAGGGCCGCAGGGCTGAGGCTTCCGACAACCGTGGAGCCCGTTCACAATCAAACTCACACGACTGCTGCAGAGGCAAAGGGGAAGAAAGGAGTGTTCTTCATCCAGGGAGAAGAGCTgctgagggagagcagagagggagcgcCGACGGAGATGCTGCTGGGGCTGCCTAGCGAGGACGGTGACGACAGGGAAAAGTGCTGCTCTTTCTGTTTCTGCTACAGGAAGTGTGAAGCGGCGGACGAGAGCAGCGAGAAAGAAGAGCTGTCCTACTCCACCACCCTCCAGGTCCTGCCCGGGATGCAGCTGGGCTCTCAGACCTTGCCCATTGTCAGCAAAACGCTCCAGGTTCTCCACGCTGAGGGCTGCagcggggaggaggaggaagtagaggaagaagaagaggagccGCAGACACAGGAGATCGACCTCCGGGCCTGCGGGACTCTGGAGGGGAGCCTGGAGAGGGTCGAATCCCTGCAAGGAAAGACGTTCAGCCTGCCGGACGGTTTCCTCAATGCCCAGCTGGATGCTAATGAGCTGCTAGCCATCCTGCGACAGTGCGCTAACATTCCCCAGGTGGATAACGAATCACGCCTACAGCCGTCCCGGATCGCCGAGTACAAGCAGGAGCTGGCAGTGCGCTTCAAAGAGTTCAGGGCGGCATGCAGGCGGGTGGCGAGCGTCGAGAAGAGCCCCACTCGCATGCTGAGCGTTGTTACGGCCAGCTTCCTGGTCCTCTGCGAACTGACTCAGACCTTCATCAAGCTGGTTAGAGGGGTGCGTTCAGAGGCCCAAAGGCTGCAGCTGCTGCGGAAGGTTGAAGAGGTTGCTATCAATTACACTTTGCTGTTGCGTGCAGCCGAGGAGGCGATGGGCCACTCCAGTAGTCTGCCTAACAAGAGCGTGAGTCCCCAAGTTACTACAACCTCCACTAACATGGGCTCCCTCTCTCGCCCAATCAAAACCCTGCCTACCCAGTAG
- the LOC109904958 gene encoding ribose-phosphate pyrophosphokinase 1-like isoform X2: MPNIKIFSGSSHRELSHKIADRLGMELGKVVTKKFSNQETCVEIGESVRGEDVYIVQSGCGEINDNLMELLIMINACKIASASRVTAVIPCFPYARQDKKDKSRAPISAKLVANMLSVSGADHIITMDLHASQIQGFFDIPVDNLYAEPAVLKWIKENIAEWKTCTIVSPDAGGAKRVTSIADRLNVDFALIHKERKRANEVDRMVLVGDVTDRVAILVDDMADTCGTICHAADKLISAGATKVYAILTHGIFSGPAISRINNACFEAVVVTNTIPQEEKMKTCPKIQVIDISMILAEAIRRTHNGESVSYLFSHVPL; encoded by the exons ATGCCGAACATTAAGATATTTAGCGGTAGCTCCCATCGGGAACTGTCTCACAAAATCGCCGATCGTCTTGGGATGGAACTCGGGAAGGTTGTGACCAAAAAATTCAGCAATCAAGAAACATG TGTTGAGATCGGAGAGAGTGTGCGTGGAGAGGATGTCTACATCGTACAGAGCGGATGTGGGGAGATCAATGATAATCTGATGGAGCTGCTGATTATGATCAATGCGTGTAAGATCGCCTCGGCCTCCCGGGTCACAGCCGTCATCCCCTGCTTCCCCTACGCACGGCAGGACAAGAAGGACAAG AGTCGGGCGCCCATCTCAGCCAAGCTGGTGGCTAACATGCTGTCTGTGTCTGGGGCTGACCACATCATCACTATGGACCTCCACGCCTCACAGATCCAG GGTTTCTTCGACATCCCAGTGGATAACCTGTATGCTGAGCCTGCTGTACTGAAGTGGATCAAGGAGAACATCGCAGAGTGGAAGACCTGCACCATCGTCTCTCCAGACGCAGGGGGAGCCAAGAG AGTGACGTCCATAGCAGACAGACTCAACGTGGACTTTGCTCTGAttcacaaagagagaaagagggccaACGAGGTGGATCGCATGGTGCTGGTCGGGGACGTCACGGACCGGGTAGCCATCTTGGTGGATGACATGGCAGACACCTGTGGTACTATCTGTCACGCGGCCGACAA GCTGATCTCAGCTGGTGCTACCAAGGTGTATGCCATCCTGACCCACGGTATCTTCTCTGGCCCGGCCATCTCCCGCATCAACAACGCCTGCTTCGAGGCCGTGGTCGTCACCAACACTATCCCTCAGGAGGAGAAGATGAAGACCTGTCCTAAGAtacag GTGATTGACATCTCTATGATCCTGGCTGAGGCCATCCGCAGGACCCACAACGGGGAATCTGTCTCCTACCTCTTCAGCCACGTCCCCttgtaa
- the LOC109904958 gene encoding ribose-phosphate pyrophosphokinase 1-like isoform X3 — MSRAPISAKLVANMLSVSGADHIITMDLHASQIQGFFDIPVDNLYAEPAVLKWIKENIAEWKTCTIVSPDAGGAKRVTSIADRLNVDFALIHKERKRANEVDRMVLVGDVTDRVAILVDDMADTCGTICHAADKLISAGATKVYAILTHGIFSGPAISRINNACFEAVVVTNTIPQEEKMKTCPKIQVIDISMILAEAIRRTHNGESVSYLFSHVPL, encoded by the exons ATG AGTCGGGCGCCCATCTCAGCCAAGCTGGTGGCTAACATGCTGTCTGTGTCTGGGGCTGACCACATCATCACTATGGACCTCCACGCCTCACAGATCCAG GGTTTCTTCGACATCCCAGTGGATAACCTGTATGCTGAGCCTGCTGTACTGAAGTGGATCAAGGAGAACATCGCAGAGTGGAAGACCTGCACCATCGTCTCTCCAGACGCAGGGGGAGCCAAGAG AGTGACGTCCATAGCAGACAGACTCAACGTGGACTTTGCTCTGAttcacaaagagagaaagagggccaACGAGGTGGATCGCATGGTGCTGGTCGGGGACGTCACGGACCGGGTAGCCATCTTGGTGGATGACATGGCAGACACCTGTGGTACTATCTGTCACGCGGCCGACAA GCTGATCTCAGCTGGTGCTACCAAGGTGTATGCCATCCTGACCCACGGTATCTTCTCTGGCCCGGCCATCTCCCGCATCAACAACGCCTGCTTCGAGGCCGTGGTCGTCACCAACACTATCCCTCAGGAGGAGAAGATGAAGACCTGTCCTAAGAtacag GTGATTGACATCTCTATGATCCTGGCTGAGGCCATCCGCAGGACCCACAACGGGGAATCTGTCTCCTACCTCTTCAGCCACGTCCCCttgtaa
- the LOC109904958 gene encoding ribose-phosphate pyrophosphokinase 1-like isoform X1 has protein sequence MPNIKIFSGSSHRELSHKIADRLGMELGKVVTKKFSNQETCVEIGESVRGEDVYIVQSGCGEINDNLMELLIMINACKIASASRVTAVIPCFPYARQDKKDKVGSRAPISAKLVANMLSVSGADHIITMDLHASQIQGFFDIPVDNLYAEPAVLKWIKENIAEWKTCTIVSPDAGGAKRVTSIADRLNVDFALIHKERKRANEVDRMVLVGDVTDRVAILVDDMADTCGTICHAADKLISAGATKVYAILTHGIFSGPAISRINNACFEAVVVTNTIPQEEKMKTCPKIQVIDISMILAEAIRRTHNGESVSYLFSHVPL, from the exons ATGCCGAACATTAAGATATTTAGCGGTAGCTCCCATCGGGAACTGTCTCACAAAATCGCCGATCGTCTTGGGATGGAACTCGGGAAGGTTGTGACCAAAAAATTCAGCAATCAAGAAACATG TGTTGAGATCGGAGAGAGTGTGCGTGGAGAGGATGTCTACATCGTACAGAGCGGATGTGGGGAGATCAATGATAATCTGATGGAGCTGCTGATTATGATCAATGCGTGTAAGATCGCCTCGGCCTCCCGGGTCACAGCCGTCATCCCCTGCTTCCCCTACGCACGGCAGGACAAGAAGGACAAGGTGGGG AGTCGGGCGCCCATCTCAGCCAAGCTGGTGGCTAACATGCTGTCTGTGTCTGGGGCTGACCACATCATCACTATGGACCTCCACGCCTCACAGATCCAG GGTTTCTTCGACATCCCAGTGGATAACCTGTATGCTGAGCCTGCTGTACTGAAGTGGATCAAGGAGAACATCGCAGAGTGGAAGACCTGCACCATCGTCTCTCCAGACGCAGGGGGAGCCAAGAG AGTGACGTCCATAGCAGACAGACTCAACGTGGACTTTGCTCTGAttcacaaagagagaaagagggccaACGAGGTGGATCGCATGGTGCTGGTCGGGGACGTCACGGACCGGGTAGCCATCTTGGTGGATGACATGGCAGACACCTGTGGTACTATCTGTCACGCGGCCGACAA GCTGATCTCAGCTGGTGCTACCAAGGTGTATGCCATCCTGACCCACGGTATCTTCTCTGGCCCGGCCATCTCCCGCATCAACAACGCCTGCTTCGAGGCCGTGGTCGTCACCAACACTATCCCTCAGGAGGAGAAGATGAAGACCTGTCCTAAGAtacag GTGATTGACATCTCTATGATCCTGGCTGAGGCCATCCGCAGGACCCACAACGGGGAATCTGTCTCCTACCTCTTCAGCCACGTCCCCttgtaa